Genomic segment of Panicum virgatum strain AP13 chromosome 2K, P.virgatum_v5, whole genome shotgun sequence:
GTTGTGGGCAATGTGTCTAGTTTCTCCAATATTGACCTGTTCGAAAACTAAATTTGCATGGTATGCTGTCTCATCATATAGAAACGTTGCATACTGAAAATGGAAGTATCTACCATCTAGCTGATCACATGTCTTGTGAACTCTTGTGCTTGGATAATTAGTCTTAGGTGCACATTTGAAGATGAAAACACCATGTATCCTTGCTGATGGAATTTTTGATGCCTTCTGTAGGCCAGCCACACCATCAGTAAGCAGGCCGGTGGATCCTTTTATTTCCTCAAGAAGCAGGGCCCTACCAGCTGTATCAAATCTGCGTGCAGATTCCCCTGCAGATTACGGTAGTGGTATGGGACAAAGAAGGTATAACACTTATTGGTGCATCTCTCTCAAGCTATTGGTATAATTGTAAAAGGTATCATATTTATTTTGGTTCAAATTAAGAAACATTTGTATTCTATACCTGATACGACTGATAGTACATGAGGGTTCATGGGAAGGTCTTTAATTTTGCAAATACATTTCTCCTTTGGAGCTTATATGATTGTAATTTTCAGCCAAAATACCATTTTCCAAGCTTTTGTAACATATGGCACAGGATAATCTTTTGTAACATCAGTACTATGATCTAGCCCCAGTCTACCAGTGAAGTGTGCTTTGTACCAAATATCCTTCACTTACTGCTGAACTCTGATGCATATACTTCCTTTTAACAGTCGTTTCCCACAATCTCATGGTTAGATGTACAATGTTTTTTTGTCGGTACCTCTTACACGGAGAACTATGTGGATTATGATGTCTGCTGTTTGAATATGGAACATAGTGCATAGCTGATGAGTGGACATAATTCTGACATGATTCTTTATCTGAAGTACACTATATGATCAGTGGACATAATTGTGTACCGAAAATCTCTCTTTGTTACATATGTGTCCTGTAAAGTTCTTCATAGAACATGGCAACATGCAGCCCATTAGGAATTTGAAACCTAATATTTCTTCTATTAACAGGTTGGTGAACTATGCAGATCCATTATTATTTGAAAATGGAACTTTACAATCTTCAGAGCAATTGAGGATTCAACCTTCAGAGCAAATGATGTTGCACACTTCAGCCAGATCACCACCGTCAAACATTGGCAGCAAGTTTATACGTCCATCGAACTTTCAAGATCATCATCCTGCGCAGATTGCTGATCCTCATGATAATGTGTGAGTTCTTTGATACAATTTTCTCCATTTTACACACTCTGTTACCTTTTAGCTTTGATTATTGTGTTAGTACAAACTATCCAGAAAACGAGCGTTGTAGTTACTTTGTTTGCTGCAGATAGTGGGGGCCTAAGATAGTACTGTCCAAGTTTGAATCCAGAACCAGTCTGCTTTCCATGACGCATGAACAATTTATTTTCCTCGTTATAACTTCAAACAAAGTTCCTAGAGTTGGCAGGCACTGTTCTGCCTTGTGGAGTAATTCGATGCTATCATCTATGGACTTATGGCTTACCAAGAGAAGGCTGCACACTTGCTGACCTGTAGAAGTTCCCAATTCCCATAATGTTGATCTGAACATGCTCTATTCGTGGGTGTGTTATTTTCAATAAACAATACAGTCCTTACGCTTTTTTTAATACAACCTTTGCTCACTATTCTTTCCAGATATAATATTATTCCTGTCTCTTTATTTTCTTGTGGGTTGGAGTTGTACTGGACATATGCTGGCTGATATCACAAGGGACAACGTTGCCATGTTGGGTTTCTGTAGATACACTCATTGTGCTAGAAGGGTTTCTGTTGTATATTTCCCTATAAGTTTCACTCATATTATTCACCGAGTCAAAATTTACGAAATGTTCTTTTCACGTCAACTCTACAGATAAATGTGAATTCATTTGCCCAGTCATCTCATTCAGTGCGTACATATATGCCTTGTGCTTATTTTTGCCTGTGTGCATGTATGTGCATTTATGCTTTGTAATGAGTTATCTTCTTATTTCTTCATAGATTCACTGGTCCATTGCAAAATCGATTGTTGGATCATAACATTTCAAAAAGGTCGAGGTCACCTACTTTGTGCTACCAGAATGTTGATGGCACGGAAGCTCGTATTGATACTGGTGGAAATTCTAGAAGGTACATAAATATGCTTATTTCTTTATGGCATTAAGATTTTATACTTTTAATGCATAGTAACTTTCTTTATGAAGTGCTCAACCACTTGATTCTGTACAAAATTAACTCTGAAGTATAGTTTCCTTGGAAACCAATCTAAAAAAGAAGATTCCCTTAGGAAATTTTCTGCCACCTTATTGGTTGTGTTTTGAACCTGAAGCTGGAAGACCATGAATACACAGAAAAATACTTCTATatatgtttctttctgttttagAAAGTTAGTTTTCTTGAAATTTCTTGCTGAAGGGATATATTGAGAATGATGGTCTATTTAGGTTCTAATACAATTCTTCTGTTTAAATTGAAGTATTTTTTTTACTCTATTGCCTACCAATATTTTTTACTGTCTTAACTTTTGTTGCATAGTTTTCTGGAAATGTTAAAGCAGGCTAAGTATTCTGGTATTTTGAAAACTGGCATGTGTGTCCTGTTAAGTATGGCCCATATACTCTATAGGCCCAAGTGGCCCATACTGACTGCTTATCTACTGGCTCTCTATCCTTGCGCTCTCCCTCTTGGTTCATTCGATTCACCCACTGTAAGTCACATGGTATCAGAGCAGGTAGGGTTAGGGATACTCATCCCACCCGAGATCCACAGTCCggtggccggccgccgctgttTTGCAACCGCCCATCGCGACTCGCGTGCGGGAGCGGCCCCGCCTGTCCGCCTCCCTCTCTGCGCACCTCCGTCAGCGCGTCGTGCGCCGTCCGCGCGGCTGCGCCCCGTGCGGCTCGCGTGCGGGAGCGGCCCCGCCTGTCCGCCTCCCTCTCTGCGCACCTCCGTCAGCGCGCCGTCCGCGCGGCTGCGCCCTGTGCGGCTCCGCCTCCACCCGCAGGTTCTGCTTGCTCTGTTCTGCATGGGATGCTCTGTTCCACTGCTGTGCCGTGCGGCTCTGCTTGCTCTTTGTTCTGGTGCTGCTCTGCGCTTCACTGCTTTGCAGTACGGATCTACCTGCTGCTTGGTGCTTCGTTCAATTCAGTTCTTGCAATCTTCACCATGGCTCAGACCAGTTCCATTGTTATTAATATCACTCTTGATGGTTCCAATTATCCGGAGTGGTCGTTTTGTGTTGAAACTGCTTTGAGAGGTCATGGTCTTTATTCTCATCTCACTGATGATCCACCTAAATCTGATGGCAATAATGCTAGTATTATCACCACATGGCAAATTAATGATGGGAAGGTGATGGCTGCCATGATTAATAGCACTAAACAGTCTATGATTATGACTCTCAGAAAGTTCAAAACAGCTAAGCAAATATGGTCTGCCCTCAAGCAGCGTTATGTTCAGGACAGTGGTGCTCTTCTCCATAATCTCATGCAGCAAATGCATGTCATTGAGCAAGGTGATATGTCTATTGATGACTATTATTCTGCTTATGATCGTTTGATGGGTTCATTGACTTCTATGGTGAATGAGTGCACAACAGTTGACTGCCCAGCTCACAAATTTCTTGAAAGATTTCTAACATATCGCTTTGTCGTGGGAGTGAAACCAGAATTTGATTCCATTCGTACTCGGCTGCTTCATAATTCTTCTACACTCACTATGGACCAAGCCTTGGCTGAATTACTTGCTGAAGAAACTCGTCTTCAATCAATATCTTCTTCAGTATCACTGCCTCAGTGTGTTGGCAGCCTCTCAGCGGTACAATATGCCAAAGGCTACTTCTTTTGAGCCTTGTAAGCATTGTGGCAAGAAGAACCATGCTTCAGAAAATTGTTTTTCTCTCTATCCTGAGAAGTTGGCTGAGTATCGTGCTACACGTGGTCGGGGTACTTCCCGTGCTACTCGTGGTCGGGGTACTACTTCCACTACTAGAGGATCTGTATTTGTTGCTGCTGCCTCTCCTATTGGTGCTGCTCAGTCGTCATGGGTTCTTGATTCAGGGGCCTCCTTTCATGTGACATCTGATCGCTCTCAGTTGGTTGCTTGCAAGCCGGTCAACGATGATGCCTCTATTCAAACAGCTGATGGTACATCTTGTCCTATCACTCATCAGGGCTCTCTTTCTGGTTCAAATTTTTCTGTACCCAATGTCTCCTTTGTACCTCAATTATCTATGAACCTTCTTTCAGTCGGTCAAGTCACCGACCATaattgttttgttggatttgatGACACATCATGTTTTATTCAGGATCGTCGAAACGGGAATGTGATTGGGACTGGCCATCGCCGTAGAGGTTCTCATAGCCTCTATATTTGGACACCTTGCGCCTTCCTTCCTCTACTGCCTCCACCGCTCGTGTGTCATCTGTTGCTTTGTCTTCCACATCATCCTTTGCGAAGTGGCTTCATCGGCTTGGTCATCTATGTGGCTCTCGCTTGTCGACATTAATCAATAGTGGTTGCTTAGGCCGTACATCAATAGAGCCTAGTTTTCATTGTGAGGGATGTAAACTTGGAAAACAGATCCAACTTCCATATTTCTCTAGTGTATCACATTCTGCTAGGccttttgatcttgttcattCTGATGTATGGGGTCCTGCACCTTTTGCTACTAAGGGTGGTCATAAATATTATGTTATCTTTGTTGATGATCATTCTCGATACACTTGGATTTACTTCATaaaacatcgatctgaattGTGCTCCATTTACCAGACTTTCACTCGCATGGTTCATACTCAATTTTCTACTTCTATTCGTGTTTTTTGTTCTGACTCTGGTGGAGAGTATTTATCTGACACTTTTCGCAAATTTTTACTCTCTGAAGGCACTCTTGCCCAGCTCTCATGTCCTGGTGCTCATGCTCAGAATGGTGTTGCTGAGCGTAAACACCGCCACATCATAGAGACTGCTCGCACCCTTCTGATTGCTTCTTTTGTTCCTTCTCATTTCTGGGGGGAAGCCTTCTCCACATCTGTATATCTCATAAATAGACAACCATCATCCAAATTGTCTGGCAAATGCCCTAGTGAAATCCTCTTTGGTAAGCCTCCCAACTATGACCACCTTCGAGTTTTTGGATGTGTCTGCTATGTTCTGCTTGCACCTCGTGAGCGCACTAAATTGACTGCTCAATCGATTGAGTGTGTTTTTCTGGGGTATAGTCCTGAGCATAAAGGTTATCGCTGCTATGATCCTTCTTCTCGTCGCATGCGTATCTCTCGTGATGTGATATTTGTTGAGGACCGTCCTTTCTTTTATAACCCCTCTACACAACCCTCATATTCTCCCATAGAGTCCACATCTTTTATGAGTCTTCCTCCTATTTCATCCACAGATGATGTCACTTCATCTCCCGCATCCATTCCTGCTCCTTGTATTTCCACCTCGCCTCCACACTATGAGACACCTACTTCACCTCATCTGTTCTCAAAACCACCTATCACCCGCTTCTTCACGCGCCGTTCCAAAATCCCCACTGACATTTCTTCTCGCTCTCCCATCTCGGCCAGTCCTGACGTGCCCGCTGTTGACACTTCTAACTATAATATTGATGAGACACATTATTTATGATGAGTTACAGGCTGGTCCACGATATAATCTACGGGATCGTAGTACTATTCATCCTGAAGACAAGTATGGTTTTCCCAGCATGAATGCTATTATTTCTGAGCCAGCCACTTATCAGGAAGCTGCTAGTATTCCAGAGTGGCAGCTTGCTATGTCTGAGGAGCTTGCTGCCCTTGATCGTACAGGTACTTGGGATCTTGTTCCACTGCTGTCACATGCTGTGCCTATCactgcaaatgggtcttcaaaATTAAAACCAAATCTGATGGTTCTATTGAAAGATATAAAGCTCGTTTGGTTGCCAGAGGTTTTCAGCAAACTCAAGGTCTTTATTATGATGAGACATTTGCTCCTGTTGCTCACATGACCACTGTTCGCACTCTAATTGCAGTGgctgcttcttgttcttggcctATCTCTCAGATGAATGTTAAGAATGTTTTTCTCCATGGTGATTTACATGAGGAAGTATATATGCAGCCCCCACTTGGTGTTCATGCACCCTCAGGGTATGTTTGTCGTCTTCGTCGTGCCTTATATGGTCTCAAACAAGCTCCTCGTGCTTGGTTTGAGCGCTTTGTTTCTGTGATACGGGCTGCAGGTTTTTCACCAAGTGAGCATGATCTAGCCCTTTTTATTCATCATTCTCCGCATGGacgtactttgcttctcctgtATGTTGATGATATGTTAATCACGGGAGATGATATAGAACATATTTCTCAAGTGAAGAAGCAACTTGGGGAGCAATTTCAGATGTCTGATCTAGGCCCTCTCAGCTATTTCTTAGGCATTGAGGTTTTGCATTCTCCCAAGGGCTATTATCTTTCTCAGTCCAAATATATACAAAATCTTCTTGCTCGCTCTGGCATTACTGATAATCGGACAGCTGCAACACCTATGGATCTTCACTTACAGCTTCGTCCTACTGATGGTGCTCCCTTGGAGGATCCCTCTCGCTATAGGCATATTGTCGGGAGTCTTGTTTATCTCACAGTTACTCTTGACCTGACATTGCTCATGTTGTGCATATCTTGAGTCAGTTTGTGAGTGCCCCTACAACGGTTCACTTTGGACACTTGCTTCGTGTTCTACGGTACTTACGGGGAACATTATATCAGTGTTTGCTCTATGCTCATGACAGTCCACTCCATCTTCATGCCTACTCGGACTCCACTTGGGCGAGTGATCCCACGTATCGTCGTTCAGTCACAGGTTATTGTATCCTTCTTGGTTCTTCTCCCCTTGTTTGGAAGTCCAAGAAGCAGTCAGCTGTATCTCGATCAAGTACAGAGGCAGAACTTCGAGCCCTGGCCACTACCACTTCAGAGATTGTATGGCTTCGATGGTTGCTAGCTGATTTTGGTATTTCCTGTGATACCCCCAcaccgctcctttgtgataatacCGGAGCCATACAAATTGCTAATGATCCTGTGAAGCATCAACTCACAAAACATATTGGTGTTGATGCTTCGTTTACTCGGTCTCATTGTCATCAACAAACAATTGCTCTTCAGTATGTGCCATCAGAATTGCATGTAGCAGATTTCTTCACCAAAGCACAAACTCGAGAGCAACATAGACTTCATTTACTCAAACTTAATGCTTCAGATCCTCCACTTCCGCCTTGAGTTTGAAGGGGGGTGTTAAGTATGGCCCATATACTCTATAGGCCCAAGTGGCCCATACTGACTGCTTATCTACTGGCTCTCTATCCTTGCGCTCTCCCTCTTGGTTCATTCGATTCACCCACTGTAAGTCACATGTCCCACAGTTCCACTTAGTCACGTGACATATTTACTATGGGCTTTCTGCTAGAGATCATAACCCCCCTGCTTTGTTTGCAGACTGGTTGACTATACAGATAACCTCATCGGTGATGAAAATGTTGAAACCTCAAAAAGGATGAGACCGCCTGCATCAGAGTTCACACGCATGACCAAATCACCACCATCAGATATCAGAGACAATATTAGGTCATCACCCAACTCAGCCCAGAATCTTCGTGCACATGCCGATGTCCAGAAGTAAAGCCTTTTGCTTTGAATTTATTTCGTTTCATGTCAATTTTGGTCAGTGTGTTGCTTTGTGAAAGTGACAGCATTCTCAACATCCCATATCTCCCCCACCCTCTTGAAGTACTAGCTAGCAAATGAATGACCTCTTTCTGTGCCTGCTGATCGTTAATGTATTATTTACCAACTGGATTTTTTTGCCATTATTACAGGTCTAAATCCATTCCCAAGCTCAGAAATCAAATACAATCGCGCATTGGTGGCGCACGTTCGCCACCACATCAGATGTCTAGTCTTTCGGACGACTCCAACAAACTTAACACACCTGCTGTTTCTCCACCAAAGCCATCTATCCTTAGTGCTACCAGAAGAATGGGGACCTCTCCTTTGGATACCACTGATGATGATCACTCTACCCCTTTGACTGAACTTGAGAGGTAATTCTTGCCCTGACACATGACTTTCACTTCTCTCCTTGCAACAATATTTCCGTTATATAGGTTGCCTGTTGGTGTTACTCATGAAACTTTTCCTGCAGGGAGAAACAAGCAAAAGCCAAGCGGCTGGCTCGTTTCCATGCTGAATTAAGCAGGCCAGTGGAAAATACAAATGACTTCGTAAAAGCACTCAAAGGCTCTGCAGATAAGCCCAAACAAGCCACATCagtgggaaaaattccgatgaaAAAAATTGATGATACTGATGAAAATACCTTGGCTGACATGGATTCCCCAATGTTAGCTGCAATTGTTGGGCTTTGTCCAGACATGTGCCCAGGTGATTACTGCTCTAGGTCGACTTATTTTCATGTGATACAATTTTAGCCATTCACATTGCCTCTTCAATATATTTTTCTCCAAACATGGTATTAACAGATTGCTTGTATCCTTGTTTTCGCTAGAACCTGAAAGGGCAGAGCGTGAGAGAAAAGGAGATCTCGATAGGTATGAGAGATTAGATGGAGACAGAAACCTAACTACTGAGCTTCTCGCTGTCAAAAAGGTACATAATGTTTCCTTATAACCTGGCAGTATGACAGTATTCTATCTTTAATTATTTCTGATCACATATAACAGGAATCATGATGGAAGTTCCTATCTGATTGATACAGTATAATAGGACCGCTGAGAGAGATGCAGACTTGATAAGGCCTTTGCCAGTTCTACAGAGGACAATGGATTACCTTCTTAGTTTGCTGGACCACACGTATGATGACAGTTTCTTGGGCTTATACAACTTCTTGTGGGACAGGATGCGAGCAATAAGAATGGATCTTAGAATGCAACATTTCTTCAATCAAGAGGCTATTTCTATGCTTGAGCAAATGGTACTTTCATGTGTCCCTATGTTGGCCAGTGCTTATTTTATCATACAGTATGCATTTCTTTCTGTGGGTACCTGTGTTCCCTGGAGTGTTTCATCTTGGAATATGTCTTTTCTTTCTGAGCAGATAAGACTCCACATTATTGCAATGCATGAATTATGTGAGTACAACAAAGGGGAAGGTTTTTCGGAGGGTTTTGATGCACACCTCAATATTGAGCAGATGAATAAAACATCAGTTGAGCTATTTCAAATGTATGATGACCATAGGAGAAAGGGTGTTTTCTTCTCAACAGAAAAGGAATTTCGGGGTTATTATGCACTACTCAAGTTAGACAAGCATCCTGGTTACAAGGTGAGGCATTGACAGATCTGGTCAGTTGCATTTTGATATTTGCTGACTTGCACACGCATTTGAATTAGGTCGAACCTGCTGAGTTATCTCTGGATCTTGCTAAGATGTCTCGTGAAATCAGAGGCAGTCCAGAAATCTTGTTTGCAAGAGAAGTTGCGAGGTAGTCATACCATCAAATGTCATTTACTATTATCATGTTTGCACTAGCTTTATCTCACTGCCTACATTTTCTATGCAATTCAGAGCTTGCAGAATGGGGAATTTTATAGCCTTCTTTCGTCTTGCAAGGAAAGCAACATATTTGCAGGCCTGTTTGATGCATGCTCACTTTGCAAAGGTAAGAATCATTGCCTTTAAAAGCTGTTCATCAATGTAGCCTTTTAGTGTAAATTATTCTTCCCTAGATGTTCTTACATTTCTTAGTTCTCAGTTATGCTGGAAATATTATAATGGAATTAACCATGTTATAGTGACCCGTGAATTCTTTTCCCAAGGCAAAAATTGCGCTGTAGCGTAAACTTGATTAATTTTAGTTGTTGTATGGTAGCATTGTATTGTATGTCATTTAAAATTTTCCACCCTCTTGATTTGAGTGGCAGAGTTTTTTCCACCCTGTCAGGGACTTAAATGGCCCCGCATCTCAGTGAAAACTGGTACTCAACACTTGAGGGTGGCAAATTATCAAATGCTCCGGCTTAGATGGCAATATGATATTAGGAATATGTATCCTAAAGACTAATAAGGGAATATTGGTTGAATGATTGGAAGTGGCACTGGTCATTATGGAATATATCATATGCCTGTTATCGTACTGCTTTCTTACTAATATATCGGCCCCTTCTGATATTAATATGAAGTTAAGAACTGAAGCTATGCACATGCACAAAGATACGAAGGGGAGACCCCTGCTCTCCACAATGCTAAAAAGATAGACATAAAGCCACCCTAATTACAAAGCTTTAAACCATCCAAATAACTAAAGTTTCAACTATCACATTGGAAACTTGCAAATTGTTTAAATGTAATATATTGTGACTTAATGCATATTGCTACACATTATTGGGTTGTGTGCATCGGATGATTTTATTGTAGTGTCATTTTTCACTAAGTTGCCACTACTTTGGTACTTTCGTGTAGCCTATTGATGTTCTTCTATTTCAAGTGCACTTGTGTAATTCTTAACAGCTGAAGTCTCTTTCCAGCTAAGAAGGCAAGCACTCGCTTCATTGCACAGTGGTCTCCAGAGTGGACAAGGCATCCCTATTTCACAAGTTGTTGAGTGGCTTGCTATGGAGGTAAGTGTGTTATCTTGCTTGCACAGTAACTAGTTTAACACCGGAAAATTGCAATCCTTATGCCTTCATTCTTTTCAAGGATGAGGACATTGAAAGTCTCTTAGAGTACCATGGTTTTGGATTGAGGCAGTATGAAGAGCTGTACCTAGTAAAAGAAGGACCTTTTCTTAACAGTGAAACCGATTTCCCATCTGGCTGTTCTCAGCTTGTGCATTTAAAGAAATCTCATAGAGTCATTGTTGATGTTTCTTCCGGGCCAGTTTGTGCTCCTATAAGCAAAAAGAATACTTCAGTTTCATATCCTAGTCGACTTGCTAGTGGTAAAAGAGATCTATTTCCATCACAGCATGCTCCTGTGGTTCCACATGATGGCAGAAGGGATCTCTTTTCATTGTTTTCTGGGCCTGTTTCAACCACTCCTGGCAGACATATTAGCTCACCGTTTCCTGACCCCTTTTCTCCAAAAGCTGCCAATAAATTATTCAGTTCAAAACGTCCAAATCCTCTTGTCCCAAATGCTGATAGAGAAGACAGTGTTTCAACCTTTCCTACTGTTGTTTCTCCACATAGTAGCAAAATGGAGATATTCTCAAAAGCACCAAAAGTTGCATCGCCAAAAGCCGAAGGCAAGGCCAAGTTGTTTGATGATCTTACAGCTGAAGACCAAGATAGTGGAATTGCAGGGTCCCCTCAAAAAGTGGACGTGCAAACAGAGATACTGTGGTCACAAGCTAATACAGAAAACATCAATGCTTTGGCAGAACCAATTGTTTCACATTCTCTTTCGGATGACATTTCTTTAGATTATTACTCCAATATGCTTGGAGAGGAAGACAAGTTAGACATGGATGAGGGAACTCCACCAGACCATGAAGTTCTGGTTATCGAACCTGGCTCACCTATTGGCTCCCTTTTGTCTGATCAAAATGAATATGATGATCATAATATTAGTAACAACACAGTTAATGACTGGTTACCAATTGTTATGTCCCCTGAGAAACAAATTTCCGATGAAAAGCTGAAGGCAATACTGAGGTTGTTTCCTATCCTGAAACTATTTATGTTCCCATCAATAGGGTTTTGGTGGTACCTTATGAAACTTTGATCACTATTGTGATATTTAGGAAATGGAGGCAGTGTGCTGCGGACAAGCGATTTCATAGGGAGCAGAAAAATGCTCTTGCTGTTGCAGCATTGTGTTCTCTATCACTTGGCCCACCAGTTCATAATACTGCAATGGTAAGTCATCCTAAGACATGCTATATTTGTTTCCAGAACCGCTTAATTGAGATGTTGCTTTTTACTTCTTAAGTGTTATAAACATTACTTTTTGCAAGATGAAGGTTGAAATGAATGATTATCACCTCTGTTGATAGATAAAAACAATTTTAACTTTGGTTCCAAGAAGAAAGTGTGTTAATGTCGTGCAATTTTTGTACACAACGATGTTTCTGTAAGTTTTTTCTGTGTTATTAAAAATTGATAATGATAAAGACTTGTCTATTATGAAGGTTCCTAAGCTTGCTGTTGAAGAGCTGGACATTGGGAATGCCTTTAAAGAAAGACAAGCGAGGCAACAAAGATCTTGGTCACAGCTCAATGTTTCTGAGTTGTCTGGTCCCATTTTACTTGAAACTAACCCTGATGCTAGATGCTTCTGCTGGAAGTTACTTGTACTTGTCCCACCAGGTGCCATGGAATCCCAGACCAACAATTTTGCCTCAAAATGGTTACTTAGGAAGCTCATGGGTTCTGGAAATGGAGATAGTGGATTGGTTGTTTCATCAGAAGGCCTATCAATTTGGACAGAGTGGATCAGCTTTCCGAACACATGCTGTTTGTCTGTTGTTAGGGCCAGTGATCAGCAAGTTATTGGTAATGATATTGCCAATAGTACGAGCTGTATAGTGTTTGTAGTGTCTGAAGGCATTTCATGGGAAACGCACAAGGCACGACTTAGCAGTCTCTTAGCCTCCATACCAGCTCAATCCCATCTTCCTCTCCTGATTTTGAGCAGTGATACATATCATGAAGGGTATGACCATGCTTCACAGTATATCATTGACAGGCTTGGCCTCAGTGGTCTGGATAGAGGAAAGATCGCTTCATCATTGGTTATTTTTCTTGTTGAACACATGGAAGATTGTGCCAATGGTTTCTTTGATGATGAGAATCTGCGGGAGGGTCTCAAATGGCTGATTAGAAGTTTACCAAGACAGCCTGATGTCACTCTTGTGAAGACCCATGAGTTGCTTCTGAACTGCTTGAACCCACAACTTGAGCTGCTTAATACCCATGTTGTACCTGGAGCTGGCCCTGGAGATTGCATTTCAGTATTCAACAATGCTGTTGATCAAGTTGCAGAAGAGATTTTGGCTGCAGCATGCACAAACGCAAACCAATGGCCAGCTCTTGAGATTGATCTTCTGGATAGAACAAGTAATGAGAGGAGATATGCAGAAATGTTCTTGCCTAGCACAGGATGGTCATCACCTTCAAAGATCCAGCCACTGCTTGCAGCCATTAACACTTGCAAGATTCCAGAGTTCCGTTATGATTTATCTTGGCTAAACCAAGGTTCTCACCTGGGCAAGCAAACTCAAGATCAGAAGAAGTTCCTTCAGGAGTGCTTAGTGAGATATCTGACTGAATCAACTCAGTTGTTAGATGAAACTCAGGTGGCCACCGAAGTGAATATTATGGTGCAGAAATATGTTGGGCTTGAGCTCCGGGACTCGTACTACTACCTTGTTCCAAGATGGGTGGCTATCTTCCGGCGT
This window contains:
- the LOC120694689 gene encoding SAC3 family protein B-like isoform X4 — protein: MMLHTSARSPPSNIGSKFIRPSNFQDHHPAQIADPHDNVFTGPLQNRLLDHNISKRSRSPTLCYQNVDGTEARIDTGGNSRRLVDYTDNLIGDENVETSKRMRPPASEFTRMTKSPPSDIRDNIRSSPNSAQNLRAHADVQKSKSIPKLRNQIQSRIGGARSPPHQMSSLSDDSNKLNTPAVSPPKPSILSATRRMGTSPLDTTDDDHSTPLTELEREKQAKAKRLARFHAELSRPVENTNDFVKALKGSADKPKQATSVGKIPMKKIDDTDENTLADMDSPMLAAIVGLCPDMCPEPERAERERKGDLDRYERLDGDRNLTTELLAVKKYNRTAERDADLIRPLPVLQRTMDYLLSLLDHTYDDSFLGLYNFLWDRMRAIRMDLRMQHFFNQEAISMLEQMIRLHIIAMHELCEYNKGEGFSEGFDAHLNIEQMNKTSVELFQMYDDHRRKGVFFSTEKEFRGYYALLKLDKHPGYKVEPAELSLDLAKMSREIRGSPEILFAREVARACRMGNFIAFFRLARKATYLQACLMHAHFAKLRRQALASLHSGLQSGQGIPISQVVEWLAMEDEDIESLLEYHGFGLRQYEELYLVKEGPFLNSETDFPSGCSQLVHLKKSHRVIVDVSSGPVCAPISKKNTSVSYPSRLASGKRDLFPSQHAPVVPHDGRRDLFSLFSGPVSTTPGRHISSPFPDPFSPKAANKLFSSKRPNPLVPNADREDSVSTFPTVVSPHSSKMEIFSKAPKVASPKAEGKAKLFDDLTAEDQDSGIAGSPQKVDVQTEILWSQANTENINALAEPIVSHSLSDDISLDYYSNMLGEEDKLDMDEGTPPDHEVLVIEPGSPIGSLLSDQNEYDDHNISNNTVNDWLPIVMSPEKQISDEKLKAILRKWRQCAADKRFHREQKNALAVAALCSLSLGPPVHNTAMVPKLAVEELDIGNAFKERQARQQRSWSQLNVSELSGPILLETNPDARCFCWKLLVLVPPGAMESQTNNFASKWLLRKLMGSGNGDSGLVVSSEGLSIWTEWISFPNTCCLSVVRASDQQVIGNDIANSTSCIVFVVSEGISWETHKARLSSLLASIPAQSHLPLLILSSDTYHEGYDHASQYIIDRLGLSGLDRGKIASSLVIFLVEHMEDCANGFFDDENLREGLKWLIRSLPRQPDVTLVKTHELLLNCLNPQLELLNTHVVPGAGPGDCISVFNNAVDQVAEEILAAACTNANQWPALEIDLLDRTSNERRYAEMFLPSTGWSSPSKIQPLLAAINTCKIPEFRYDLSWLNQGSHLGKQTQDQKKFLQECLVRYLTESTQLLDETQVATEVNIMVQKYVGLELRDSYYYLVPRWVAIFRRIYNWRLAKLSTGEFSEAYVLSQHLYQAPAAANSNGATTTQELTANSNTCDEACILEDHSMMPAVSTGLSLDEIIEINCDFDGVDAQPASQQPRPPTQIHEEPHAPADTNSETNMVHGISDEMYIPRRVELGELVPLERDDKLARLLEQCTKLQDRIDETLSIYF